A genome region from Erigeron canadensis isolate Cc75 chromosome 3, C_canadensis_v1, whole genome shotgun sequence includes the following:
- the LOC122592392 gene encoding la-related protein 6A, with product MEGGGDDGDVIIPLHTHEDETIVDPHSGHPPQDSDDLSPLPATSTATAVLTDDLRDKIIKQVEYYLSDENLRTDKFLLKYLAKDEEGYVPVAVIASFKKMKKLTHHKSLVVDALKESSLLTLSSNEKKVKRVHPFPLSEVLDPELCTVLVENLPEDHTIENMKKIFSSAGIIKKITVHKENATRDPRKCSIEEKLLIGKLHAVVQYETIEAAENAVATLNNEQDWRHGMRVKLLKRRVKNAQRKKGHDSDKKSNHQADSPGGKENQQSSEHHDDILNEEHETHNGEHQSKEKNGNRGQNRRRPRKQQQQGHNGMGHGTLVHNHGGEISKPPPGPKMPDGTRGFTMGRGRPLS from the exons ATGGAAGGCGGTGGAGACGACGGTGACGTAATCATACCGCTTCATACTCATGAAGATGAAACGATCGTCGATCCTCACTCCGGTCATCCGCCTCAGGATTCCGATGACCTTTCTCCTCTTCCGGCCACCTCCACTGCCACCGCTGTCCTCACCGATGATCTTCGTGACAAGATCATCAAACAG GTGGAATACTATCTGAGTGATGAAAATTTGAGAACTGACAAGTTCTTGTTGAAATATCTTGCAAAGGACGAGGAAGGATACG TTCCTGTTGCAGTTATTGCATCttttaagaaaatgaagaagCTGACACATCACAAATCTCTAGTAGTAGATGCGCTAAAGGAGTCTTCTCTTCTG ACTTTAAGTTCAAATGAGAAGAAGGTCAAGCGAGTTCACCCTTTTCCATTGAGCGAGGTTTTGGATCCAGAG CTATGTACTGTTCTAGTAGAAAATCTTCCAGAGGATCACACAATAGAGAACATGAAGAAGATATTTAGTAGCGCCGGAAT TATCAAGAAGATTACCGTTCATAAAGAAAATGCTACAAGGGATCCGAGAAAATGCAGTATTGAGGAGAAGCTCCTGATTGGTAAG TTGCATGCGGTTGTCCAATATGAGACTATTGAGGCTGCTGAGAATGCT GTTGCTACTTTAAACAATGAGCAAGACTGGCGCCATGGCATGCGagtcaagcttctcaagcgcaGG GTGAAGAATGCACAGAGAAAAAAAGGTCATGATTCTGACAAGAAAAGTAATCATCAAGCAGATTCACCTGGGGGTAAAGAGAATCAACAATCAAGTGAGCACCATGATGACATTCTGAATGAAGAG CATGAAACTCATAACGGAGAGCATCAATCAAAGGAGAAAAATGGAAATAGGGGTCAAAATCGGAGGCGTCCTCGGAAGCAGCAGCAGCAAGGACATAATGGCATGG GCCATGGTACACTGGTCCACAATCATGGGGGTGAAATATCAAAGCCCCCTCCTGGACCAAAGATGCCAGACGGTACTAGAGGATTCACAATGGGACGTGGACGACCTCTCAGTTGA
- the LOC122593276 gene encoding cytochrome P450 710A11-like, translated as MEKSILAYVTPYILSFVAFLILLEQVLYLKKKRFVPGPNLVLPFVGNAISLVRNPTSFWVDQSVLAESSGFSVNYIIGKFIVFIRSTDLSHKVFANVRPDAFHLVGHPFGKKLFGEHNLIYMMGQEHKDLRRRIAPNFTPKALSTYTQLQQHIILKHLRSWMDVPDAGTKPFPLRFLSRDMNLETSQNVFVGPYLSEESRKRFEVDYNFFNVGLMKLPIDLPGFAFRNARLAVSRLVETLAVCASESKKKMKSGADPICLVDFWMQDVIREIDEAGGEGQTTLPHTSSLEIGGHLFDFLFASQDASTSSLLWAVTLLDSHPDVLEKVRQEVSGFWKPESDRTITADELREMKYTDAVAREIIRFRAPATLVPHVAGEDFQLTETYTIPKGAIVFPSVYESSFQGFVDADRFDPDRFLEPRCEDRVYKKNYLAFGAGSHQCVGQKYAVNHLILFIAMFTSLFDFKRVRSDGCDEITYIPTISPRDDCRIVLSLRCSRFPCFS; from the coding sequence atggagaaaaGCATTTTGGCGTATGTAACGCCTTACATTTTATCCTTCGTTGCATTTTTGATCTTACTGGAACAAGTTCTTTACTTGAAGAAAAAACGTTTCGTCCCGGGTCCAAATCTTGTCTTACCTTTTGTTGGTAACGCTATTTCGTTAGTACGCAATCCGACGTCGTTTTGGGTTGATCAATCTGTTTTAGCCGAATCCTCTGGGTTTTCGGTAAACTATATTATCGGAAAATTCATTGTTTTTATCCGGTCAACGGACTTATCTCATAAAGTCTTTGCAAACGTTCGCCCAGACGCTTTTCATCTTGTGGGCCACCCTTTCGGGAAGAAGTTATTTGGTGAGCATAATTTGATTTATATGATGGGTCAAGAACATAAAGATTTACGACGTCGTATTGCACCAAATTTTACACCAAAGGCTCTTTCCACTTATACCCAGTTACAACAACATATTATTTTGAAACATCTCAGGTCTTGGATGGATGTACCGGATGCCGGTACCAAACCTTTCCCTTTAAGGTTTTTGTCTCGAGACATGAATCTCGAGACGAGTCAAAACGTTTTCGTGGGCCCGTATTTAAGCGAGGAGTCACGGAAACGTTTTGAGGTGGATTACAATTTTTTCAATGTTGGGCTAATGAAGTTGCCTATAGATCTGCCAGGGTTTGCGTTTAGAAACGCCCGACTGGCGGTTTCTAGACTGGTTGAAACCCTGGCGGTGTGTGCTTCAGAAAGTAAGAAAAAAATGAAGTCGGGTGCGGACCCTATCTGTTTGGTTGATTTCTGGATGCAAGATGTCATCCGAGAAATCGACGAAGCAGGCGGGGAGGGTCAGACTACCCTGCCCCACACTAGTAGTTTGGAAATCGGGGGTCATTTGTTTGACTTTTTATTCGCTTCACAGGATGCTTCCACTTCTTCGCTGCTATGGGCCGTTACATTACTAGATTCACACCCAGACGTTTTAGAAAAGGTAAGACAAGAGGTTTCGGGTTTCTGGAAACCCGAATCCGATAGAACGATAACAGCCGATGAGTTGAGGGAAATGAAGTACACGGATGCGGTGGCGCGCGAGATCATTAGATTTCGCGCGCCAGCTACATTGGTCCCACATGTAGCTGGAGAAGATTTCCAGTTAACAGAAACCTACACCATCCCAAAGGGTGCGATAGTCTTTCCGTCCGTTTACGAGTCTTCGTTCCAAGGGTTCGTGGATGCGGACCGGTTTGACCCGGACCGGTTTTTAGAGCCCCGGTGTGAAGACCGTGTTTACAAGAAAAATTACTTGGCATTTGGAGCAGGGTCCCACCAATGTGTAGGACAGAAGTATGCAGTAAATCATTTGATCTTGTTTATCGCGATGTTCACTTCATTGTTTGACTTCAAAAGAGTAAGATCGGACGGCTGTGATGAGATCACGTATATCCCTACCATCAGTCCACGTGATGATTGCAGAATTGTGTTGTCACTTAGATGTAGTCGTTTTCCGTGTTTCTCGTGA